DNA sequence from the Pseudocalidococcus azoricus BACA0444 genome:
AACCAGTCGGACTATCACTGATACCCAAATTGATTGGCAGACCCTGAAACCCTTGCCACTTCGTTAATTCTCAATAAGACTTGATACCCAAATGATACCCAAACTTGTCCGAAACTGTCCACAAGAGTCTTATTTTGTCCTGTTATTGAGACTAGCCTATTAAGATATTAAAAAGGGGCAAACCCGGAAATGCTTACCCCATAAGGTTTTTAACTTACGAACATGGAGGGATTTGAACCCCCGACCCTCAGAACCGGAATCTGATGCTCTATCCACTGAGCTACATGTCCACGGGCTCTAATTATAGCCCAATTTTTCGGCTCTTGTTGCTGTTCTGGGTTGACATTGGCCCAAGGCTCGGACTAATTCCGGAATTTTAATGGGCTTACTGAGATAATCATCCATCCCCGCGTCTAAACAAATGTCTCGATCCCCCTCCATGGCATTGGCCGTCATGGCAATGATCGAGGGACGATTTTGCGAGGGCCAGGCCCTGATGATTTCTTGAGTGGCCGTAACTCCATCCATTTCTGGCATTTGCATATCCATCAAGACCACATCATAGGGTTGTCGTTGGAGTGCTGCGAGGACTTCCAGACCATTGGCCACCACATCTGCCCGATATCCTAAGCGTTCTAAAATTCGCAAGGCAACCATTTGATTCACCTTATTATCTTCTGCCAGCAATATTTTCAAGGAGGGGAGATGTTTGGCCAAATCAGCCATCGAAGTTTCTGGGGAGAGGGTTGTGGGTTTTTGGAGAGTTTGGCTGGCCTGGGACTCATTCAAGATGCGTAATAGGACATTGAAAAGGGCGGATTGTTTGATGGGTTTAGCAATGGCGGCGACAAAATGTTGACTGGCAATGAGGTCATTTCCCTGGCCAACGGATGAAAGCATAACTAAGGGGAGATTTTTATGGGTCTCCAGAGCATGAATCGCTTGTCCCAGTTCCAGGCCATTCATTTGCGGCATATGGAGATCCAAAATTGCCAAATCAAACCTAGCCCCCGCTTTTAGGGCCGTCAACGCCGATTGCGCATCCGGATAGGCTTGGGGTTCCATTTGCCAGGATGTCGTTTGTAACTCTAGAATTTGGCGGTTGGTGGCGTTATCATCCACAATTAAGACTTTCCGGCCTTGAAGAGAGGCAATTGTGTGGGAGGGGTTTTGTTCCCCGGCCTGGAGATTAACGGGCATCGTAACCGTAAAGTAAAAAGTTGATCCCGTGTTGGTGAGTTGAGAGGGGGGAATTGGGGTAAACGCTAAGGCGGGTTGTCCAGCTTGGGCCAGATTACCACTATCATCCCGACTTTCCAGCCAAATTGTCCCCCCCATCGCCTCTGCTAAACGCTTACAAATGGCCAAGCCCAGGCCAGTCCCCCCAAAATAGCGCGTTGTTGAAGCATCCACCTGACTAAAGGGCTGAAATAGGCGGGTCACGCCCTGAGGAGAAATACCAATCCCCGTGTCACGAATCGCAAATTGAAAGACATAGGGCTGGAGAATGGGGCAGTGGGGATGTTCTGTTGCCTCTGGAGTGGGATCGGGATGATCAGGAGTGAGCGGATGGGCCTGGATATAAAGTACCACTTCCCCTGCCGCCGTAAATTTCAAAGCATTCCCAATCAGATTAACTAAAATTTGTCGTAATCGCCCCATATCGCCCGTCACCGCGACCGGGGTATTAGGTTCCATGTGATAGGCCAACTCCAAGCCCCGTTCATTAGCCCGCCCGGCCAGCAAATCTAAAGCTTCCTCAGCACAGGCCCGGAGGTCAAAGGGATAGGATTCAATTTCTAGTCGTCCTGACTCAATTTTGGAGAAGTCTAAAATATCGTTAATTAGGCTGAGTAAGGCATCGCCACTGGCCCGGATTGTATTCAAAAACTCATGTTGCTGTTCGGTTAATTCCATGTCTAACAACAAGCCAGTTAAGCCAATAATCGCGTTCATGGGGGTGCGGATTTCATGACTCATGGTGGCGAGGAAGTCACTCTTAGCCCGACTCGCCTGTTCTGCTGCGTCCTTGGCCTGGGCCAAATATTGTTGCTGCTCCATAGCCTGAGTAACATCTTCGTAGCTGCCGATATATCCCGTCAGTTGATCATTGGCAAAAACTGGCACCCCTCGCCCAATCATCCATCGCTCCTGCCCATCTCTAACTAAGCGAAACTGATGCTGCCAGGATGTTTGCTTTTTAACACTATCAAACCAAGAATTCACCATTGCGTCCCGATCATCGGGATGGGTAAAGTTCACCCAATCCCCGCGGGTCAATTCTGTTTGGGAAAGTCCATAAATTTCTAACATTTTCTGGTTGGCATAGGTATTCATTCCTTCGGCATTGGCCTGGAACACACCCACCGGCAACATATCACTGAGATAGCGAAATGTGCGCTCACTTGCCTCTAAAGTTTGATTCAGATGATATTGGCGTAACTGTTCCCAACTAATTTTGGCGGAAACACCAGCCACTGCTAAGGCCAAGAGGCAAAATAATCCAATGAATTGCAGCCGTAAGGGAGAAGTCGAAGCCGAGAGAGCCTGATCTGAAATACGGGAAACAATAATATAGCTGTGATTGGTCTGCTTTGTCCCTTGGGGGGTAATTCGCTTAAACGTAAACAGGCCATCAGCAGTTTCAATCTGCCCAGATGATTGGGTTTGGAGCAGTTGCCACACTTGGGGATATCGTTGGGCAAAGGATTGTTTTTCTAAAGATGGAAACATGAATGACCAATGATCATCCGGCTGTTCTCCAAGAATCCACTCCCCTTCAGCATTCAATAATTGACAAGGGCCTAGGGGGCTAATGCAGTTTTGTTTAAAGTCCTTAAATAGATCATTGGCGGTGTAATCAACCACAAGGGTGCCTTGAAATTGACGGGTTTGCGAAAAGATCGGCGTAACAAAACGAATCAATGGATAGTATGGTTGGAGGATTCGTCCTGAATCGGTTTTTAACTCTATGGAATTGGCTTGAACTTCTTTAGGCTGCCATGTTCTCAGGTCTGTGGAATCAAAGCCTAATGATGTGGCCAGTTGTCTGTCGAGTTGAGGTTGACTCAGTTGGGCCTGGTGCTGGGAATTTAAGACAAAGCGGGCAATTTCTACACCATCTGGATTAAGAAAATGCAAGGCATCGTAAAGCCCCTTATTTTGGGTGTAGTCTTTAATGTCTCTTAAATAGTAGTCTGGGGCCGTTATACCCTTTTGCAAGATGGTTTGAACACTACTTTGAGAACCAAGGGTACGAATATCGGAAATGACTCGTTCATAGGTGTTACTAATGGTACTGATGCCCCGCTCAATTTTGGACTCTTCCCGCAATTGGTAATCCAACCGAGTATTATTTTTCTGACTTGTGTAAATGTAACCCAGAAATAAGCCAATCACGACTGACAGAGGAGCAAATATGAGGAGAAATCGCTGGCCTAAAAAACGCGCATCATTGATCATGATTGGGGTTTGACCCACCCTAGAGACGATGATAGCCTTGACCTGGAGACTATTCTTAGCCTAACCTATTGGCTTTATCAATTTGGAGGCTCAGGAGGGCCCTAAAAAGTCTGATGCACCAGTAATTGGCTCAAGCCCCAGGCCAGGCCAGCAGTCCCTAAGGGAACCGTCAAATTATCAATCCCCCAACGGGAAAATGTCTCCAGGCCCGTTGCAAACACCCCCAAGACAAGGGCAATGAATATTACAGATACCCCTCCCAGATTTCCCTGTAACCCCAAAACCAGGCCAGCAATCACCATAGTCACCAGGGCCATCGTCAAGGAACCTTCCCAGCTTTTTTTGATCCCGCCAACTTGATAGGGATGCCGCCCCCAACGCTGACCAATCATCGCGGCCAAACCATCTCCATAGGCCATGGTTAAAATCCCTAGGGCTGGATAAGCAGGGGCAGTCGGCCAAAACCAAGCCAGTAAAACGCCAATACTAACGGCATAGAAAAATGTGCCCCAACTTTGGCGGCCAATGCCACTGATACTGGGTAAAACTGGATAGCGGTAAGAAAGCAGCGTTAACCCACTAAAGAAAATGGAGGCAATAATCCCCAAAATAGCGGGAATCTGAAACCACCAGGCCAGGAGAATAATATTACCCGTGCCAATGTGAACAATTTTGCGAGAAACTTCGGCTCCCCAAGTTGTCCAACGATAGGTCAATTCTGCTGTGAGTAAAACAATACCAAGCCAAGCTATCACAATCCCCACACCTAAACTATGGGTTTGAATCAGGGTGAAAATTTGATTGGGGGATAACTCAGGCATAATTCAAACAGAATCCATCATCGTTTGCTACTTGCTATAGTTGTCCTAAGATCAAGCACTGGAAACCCCTCAATCCATAAGTTTAGGGATACAAGTCGTGACACCCCAATTTGATTATCCACGGGTTACTGACGAATTACTCAATCAAATCATTCAGAAAATTATCAGCGTGGGGACACCGTTGCAGATTATCTTATTCGGCTCCTATGCTCAAGGCAATGCCAGACCGGACAGTGACCTCGATATATTGATTGTGGAGGAGTCAGAATTACCTCGCCATCAACGGGCATCCCGCTATTACCAAGCCACAACAGGTTTATTTCCGAAAAAGGATATTACGGTATGGACGATGGCCGAAATTGAGGCCTGGTCAGCCGTACCCAATGCTTTCATTACCACGGTGTTAGAGCAGGGAAAAGTTCTCTATGAAAGACCGAAATGATCTGGCTCTTGGTTGGTTTCGCAAGGCAGACAGCGACTTAACGGCTGCGGAAGTGATTTTGGGAACGTCTGGCCCCTATGATACTGTCTGCTTTCATGCTCACCAAGCTGCTGAAAAATATCTCAAAGGGTTCCTGTCATTACAAGGTATCGCAATTCCCCGCAGTCATGACCTTTTAGAGCTAAATCGCCTGTGTGGGTCTCTTGCATCAGTGTGGGTCGTTGATAAGCAACTTCTTGCTGAGTTAATGCCCTTTGCAGTAGAAGTTCGCTATGACTTAGATTTTTTCCCTGAACAAAGCGAGGCCGCTTCAGCGTTAGCCATAACAAAGCAGATTCGAGATGCTGTCCTGCGGGTGATTGATCTACCCTAAATGACGATCTGGAATAGGCAGTGTATTCTTCTTGAACGTAATTATGAGGTTAATCCTAGTCATTAGGAATAAAAATCGTTATGCGGCTAATCTTAGGGTCTTGTGCTTGGTTTTGAATTTCCTCCAGTCGCTGGGCTGATAAGGGCTGTCCCCTAAATAGTTCCTCTGGGGTCGGGCCGGTATTGGGATAGTGAATATAAATCCCCCCGCGAAACTCTCGAAAGTTTGAGTCATCGGCTCCGGCAACAAACTGGCCTGGGCGGTTGAGGGGTTCACCTTGTCCATTGGCGGTGGCTAGGGGGTCGCCCAATTTGACTCCACGATTGGTTTGGCCCCGGAAAAAAGGCTCAGCTACAGAAAGGCTGGACAACTTTAATTCACCACAGGCCGGGTATTTTGCTAAAAAAGCTTTGAGGTTTTGATAAATCTCTGAGTGGGTTCTAAGGACACCGGCTTGGTCTTGACAGGCTCTGGTAACAATGAATAAAAACGCGGCCTGGCTACCTTGAAAGTTAAGTTCAATGCCTTGCTCATCCCCATAGATTAGAGTCACTTGACCCGCGCCGATTTGATTGACAAACCCAGCCAATGTTGTTTTTCCCAATTCTAAATTCCCCAAGCCTTGGCCTGGAATCAGAGTTTTAGTCGCGTAGGGAGCTAGGGCTTTAGAATTGGCATCAAAAAATCCAAAACAACCTGTCAGCCCAGTCCCCAGAAACAGAGAAATAGCTACGGAGAGGTTAGGGACTGTCCTAAACATTGAAATGAGTCTTCCAGATGTTGGAATTAGAGTTTACTGCCACACTCTGGACAAAAGTGATGGGTCGAGATGGTTTTAGCTCCACAACTTGGACAGTAAATTAACTCCGCAGCTTTTTCCAGGGTGCGTTTTTCCGGCAGGCCAATCATTTGGGCATTACTCTTCCCAGGAGCCACCATTGGATAGCAGTTTTCATTTCGCACCACATGGGCATCAATGAGTACCGGGCCATCGTAGGCTAGCATCTCGGCAATGGCAGATTCTAATTCATCCCGATGGTCAATTCGCAGCCCCCGTACCCCAAAAGCCTCAGCTAACTTCACAAAGTCCGGCATTCCGGGTTCCATATTGGAGTGGGAATAGCGTTCTGCGTAAAAAGCCTCTTGCCACTGACGCACCATGCCCTGCCAGAAATTGTTAATAATGACGGTTTTCACCGCAATGCCGTACTGGGCCAGGGTGGCCAATTCTTGGAAGTTCATCTGGAAACTGGCATCACCACTAATGCAAATCACCTGTTGCTGCCCGACGGCCATTTTCGCTCCCATCGCTGCTGGTAAGCCATAGCCCATTGTCCCCAGGCCTGCACTAGAGATCCATTGCCTTGGCCCGTTTTTCAGGAATTGCGCCGCCCACATTTGATGCTGCCCCACATCGGTGGTAAAAAAGGCATCCGGGGCCTGGACTCCCAGTTGATGAATCACCTCTTGGGGCGAGAGCTTACCCTCTGGATGGGGAATCACTAAGGGATAGTCCGCTTGCCAATGGCGAATTCGCTCTAACCAGGCCTGGGTTTTGCTGGGGGTGGGTGGTTCACTGTCCCGAATCAGGGTGAGTAATTCCGTTAAGACAGCCCGGACATCGCCAACAATCGGCACATCAGGAGCGCGATTTTTACCCACTTCTGCCGGATCAATGTCAATGTGAATCACTTTGGCCCGGGCCGCAAATTCATCAAGTTTCCCCGTCACCCGATCATCAAACCTGGCTCCCACTGCAATCAAGAGATCACATTCACTCACGGCAAAGTTGGCATAGGCGGTTCCGTGCATCCCCAGCATTCCCAGGGCTAATTCATGGGTTTCATCAAACGCGCCTTTCCCCATTAGGGTGGTGGTGACGGGAATATGGAACTGCTCGGCCAGATGTTTAATTTCCGTATGGGCCCCGGCGGCAATGGCTCCCCCACCCACATATAACAGAGGGCGATGGCTGTGGCGGATTAACTTCAGGGCCTGGGAGACTTGGCGGGCGTTTCCTTTGACGGTGGGTTTATAGCCAGGCAGTTTGACAGTCCCGGGGGCAATGGGTTTATAGGGACATTCCTCCAGGCCAACATCCTTGGGAATATCCACTAAGACGGGGCCGGGGCGACCAGTACTGGCAATATAAAAGGCTTCGGCAATGATCCGGGCCATGTCCGCGGCCTGGCGCACCACATAGGAATGTTTAACAATCGGCAGTGTAATCCCGTAAATGTCCGTTTCTTGAAACGCATCTGTGCCAATGGCATGACGGGGAACTTGGCCGGTAATTACCACCATCGGAATCGAGTCCATATGGGCTGTGGCAATGCCAGTGACAAGGTTTGTTGCCCCCGGCCCCGATGTCCCAAAACATACCCCAACCTTCCCGGTGGCCCGTGCATAACCATCAGCAGCGTGGGCGGCCCCCTGTTCATGGCGGACTAAAATGTGGCGAATATCTCCGCGGGCCTCAGCACGGTATAGCTCATCATAAATTGGGAGAATCGCCCCACCTGGATAGCCAAATATACACTCGACCCCATGACGACAAAGGCTATCGAGGAGAATAAATGCACCAGTTGCACGCACAGGCCAACCTCACAGACAAGCACTAAAGAAAGCTAGGTAATTTTTGAGAAAAACTAAAGCTAATTTTATTAATTGTAATTGGGTTCCTTGGAGTGTGTCGAGATAGCTGCCGCAGACATGGGCAGATACTTAATATTTTGTTACAAGTACT
Encoded proteins:
- the ilvB gene encoding biosynthetic-type acetolactate synthase large subunit — protein: MRATGAFILLDSLCRHGVECIFGYPGGAILPIYDELYRAEARGDIRHILVRHEQGAAHAADGYARATGKVGVCFGTSGPGATNLVTGIATAHMDSIPMVVITGQVPRHAIGTDAFQETDIYGITLPIVKHSYVVRQAADMARIIAEAFYIASTGRPGPVLVDIPKDVGLEECPYKPIAPGTVKLPGYKPTVKGNARQVSQALKLIRHSHRPLLYVGGGAIAAGAHTEIKHLAEQFHIPVTTTLMGKGAFDETHELALGMLGMHGTAYANFAVSECDLLIAVGARFDDRVTGKLDEFAARAKVIHIDIDPAEVGKNRAPDVPIVGDVRAVLTELLTLIRDSEPPTPSKTQAWLERIRHWQADYPLVIPHPEGKLSPQEVIHQLGVQAPDAFFTTDVGQHQMWAAQFLKNGPRQWISSAGLGTMGYGLPAAMGAKMAVGQQQVICISGDASFQMNFQELATLAQYGIAVKTVIINNFWQGMVRQWQEAFYAERYSHSNMEPGMPDFVKLAEAFGVRGLRIDHRDELESAIAEMLAYDGPVLIDAHVVRNENCYPMVAPGKSNAQMIGLPEKRTLEKAAELIYCPSCGAKTISTHHFCPECGSKL
- a CDS encoding diacylglycerol/polyprenol kinase family protein, whose translation is MPELSPNQIFTLIQTHSLGVGIVIAWLGIVLLTAELTYRWTTWGAEVSRKIVHIGTGNIILLAWWFQIPAILGIIASIFFSGLTLLSYRYPVLPSISGIGRQSWGTFFYAVSIGVLLAWFWPTAPAYPALGILTMAYGDGLAAMIGQRWGRHPYQVGGIKKSWEGSLTMALVTMVIAGLVLGLQGNLGGVSVIFIALVLGVFATGLETFSRWGIDNLTVPLGTAGLAWGLSQLLVHQTF
- a CDS encoding HEPN domain-containing protein — protein: MKDRNDLALGWFRKADSDLTAAEVILGTSGPYDTVCFHAHQAAEKYLKGFLSLQGIAIPRSHDLLELNRLCGSLASVWVVDKQLLAELMPFAVEVRYDLDFFPEQSEAASALAITKQIRDAVLRVIDLP
- a CDS encoding response regulator is translated as MINDARFLGQRFLLIFAPLSVVIGLFLGYIYTSQKNNTRLDYQLREESKIERGISTISNTYERVISDIRTLGSQSSVQTILQKGITAPDYYLRDIKDYTQNKGLYDALHFLNPDGVEIARFVLNSQHQAQLSQPQLDRQLATSLGFDSTDLRTWQPKEVQANSIELKTDSGRILQPYYPLIRFVTPIFSQTRQFQGTLVVDYTANDLFKDFKQNCISPLGPCQLLNAEGEWILGEQPDDHWSFMFPSLEKQSFAQRYPQVWQLLQTQSSGQIETADGLFTFKRITPQGTKQTNHSYIIVSRISDQALSASTSPLRLQFIGLFCLLALAVAGVSAKISWEQLRQYHLNQTLEASERTFRYLSDMLPVGVFQANAEGMNTYANQKMLEIYGLSQTELTRGDWVNFTHPDDRDAMVNSWFDSVKKQTSWQHQFRLVRDGQERWMIGRGVPVFANDQLTGYIGSYEDVTQAMEQQQYLAQAKDAAEQASRAKSDFLATMSHEIRTPMNAIIGLTGLLLDMELTEQQHEFLNTIRASGDALLSLINDILDFSKIESGRLEIESYPFDLRACAEEALDLLAGRANERGLELAYHMEPNTPVAVTGDMGRLRQILVNLIGNALKFTAAGEVVLYIQAHPLTPDHPDPTPEATEHPHCPILQPYVFQFAIRDTGIGISPQGVTRLFQPFSQVDASTTRYFGGTGLGLAICKRLAEAMGGTIWLESRDDSGNLAQAGQPALAFTPIPPSQLTNTGSTFYFTVTMPVNLQAGEQNPSHTIASLQGRKVLIVDDNATNRQILELQTTSWQMEPQAYPDAQSALTALKAGARFDLAILDLHMPQMNGLELGQAIHALETHKNLPLVMLSSVGQGNDLIASQHFVAAIAKPIKQSALFNVLLRILNESQASQTLQKPTTLSPETSMADLAKHLPSLKILLAEDNKVNQMVALRILERLGYRADVVANGLEVLAALQRQPYDVVLMDMQMPEMDGVTATQEIIRAWPSQNRPSIIAMTANAMEGDRDICLDAGMDDYLSKPIKIPELVRALGQCQPRTATRAEKLGYN
- a CDS encoding nucleotidyltransferase domain-containing protein, producing the protein MTPQFDYPRVTDELLNQIIQKIISVGTPLQIILFGSYAQGNARPDSDLDILIVEESELPRHQRASRYYQATTGLFPKKDITVWTMAEIEAWSAVPNAFITTVLEQGKVLYERPK